A section of the Halococcus agarilyticus genome encodes:
- a CDS encoding S1C family serine protease translates to MDDARTTRRAYLGVLGTVLAAGIAGCGDALGDGTTANTTPAATATDGSTPAEITTDGTATAATADSTTPAEAATVADGNASAGDAPSPYTRVYRETVGSVVLVQVTGGMGQGGQGSGFVLRGNYVVTNAHVVSNATEAQIRFSQGEWRSGSVVGTDPSADLAVIEVENPPDYATPLSLVDEQPAIGTEVVAIGNPYGRFEGSLTSGLVSGVNRSIPAPSGYTIPDAIQTSAPVNPGNSGGPLVNLAGDVVGVINSGGGENLAFAISAALVDRVVPSLIANGEYEHAYMGVRLRTVTPPVAEQRALDRSRGVLVTDVPAGGPSDGVLRPGDVIVALGGQRIDSLQGLSSYLALQASPGDTIDVAVRRDGERRTLSLTLGTRPEQPGPVQPTTTG, encoded by the coding sequence GCGATGGGACCACGGCGAACACGACGCCGGCCGCCACGGCGACCGACGGGTCGACACCCGCCGAAATCACGACCGACGGCACGGCGACCGCCGCCACCGCGGACTCGACGACCCCCGCAGAGGCCGCGACCGTCGCTGACGGCAACGCGAGTGCTGGCGACGCGCCGAGCCCGTACACGCGGGTCTACCGCGAGACGGTCGGCTCGGTCGTTCTCGTGCAAGTAACCGGCGGCATGGGCCAGGGTGGTCAGGGGTCGGGATTCGTTCTCCGGGGCAACTACGTCGTCACGAACGCCCACGTCGTCAGCAACGCGACCGAGGCTCAGATCCGCTTTTCGCAGGGCGAGTGGCGTTCGGGGTCGGTCGTCGGTACCGATCCGTCGGCGGATCTCGCCGTCATCGAGGTCGAAAACCCGCCCGACTACGCGACGCCGCTTTCACTGGTCGACGAGCAGCCCGCCATCGGGACCGAGGTGGTCGCCATCGGCAACCCGTACGGTCGCTTCGAGGGTTCGCTCACGTCGGGACTCGTGAGCGGCGTGAATCGATCGATTCCGGCCCCGAGCGGTTACACCATCCCCGATGCCATCCAGACCAGCGCACCGGTCAATCCCGGCAACTCGGGGGGACCGCTCGTGAACCTCGCGGGCGACGTCGTGGGGGTGATCAACTCCGGCGGCGGCGAGAACCTCGCCTTTGCCATCTCGGCCGCGCTCGTCGACCGAGTCGTGCCGTCGCTCATCGCAAACGGTGAGTACGAGCACGCCTACATGGGTGTGCGATTGCGGACGGTCACGCCCCCGGTCGCCGAGCAACGGGCTCTCGACCGATCCCGTGGCGTGCTCGTCACCGACGTTCCTGCCGGTGGTCCCTCCGACGGCGTGCTCCGGCCCGGCGACGTCATCGTGGCTCTCGGCGGCCAGCGGATCGACAGCCTTCAGGGGCTCTCGTCGTATCTCGCGCTTCAGGCCTCGCCTGGCGACACGATCGACGTCGCCGTCCGCAGGGACGGCGAGCGGCGGACCCTCTCGCTCACGCTCGGCACGCGACCCGAACAGCCGGGCCCCGTCCAGCCGACGACGACCGGGTGA